ACCGTGGACGCATCATTCCAGTACGGAACCACGCAGGGCGGACCCTATCCGTTCTCCACAACGCCGCAGGCTATGACCTACCCCGATGCCTATCAGACACAGATCACCGCGCTGACTCCCGACACCACCTACTATTACCGCGCCAAAGGAGACGGCGGGGAGCACGGCACCGGATACGGAGACGAGCAGGCTTTCACCACCAGCCACCATCCACCCATTGTAGCTACTGGAAATGCCACCGGCATAACCACCGATTCCGCCATGCTGAGCGGCGATCTATTAAATCGGGGCAGCGCCCGGACAGTGTACGTGAGGTTCGAGTACGGCACCACGCAGGGCGGACCCTACGTCAACGCTACCGCTCCGCAGGCGATGTCGGCCGCCGGGGATTTCGATGCCGGTATAACCGGTTTAAGCCCGCTGACCGTTTACTATTACCGGTCCAGGGCCGACGGCGGCATTTACGGGACCGGCTTCGGGGCTGAGAAAAGCTTCATCACACCCAGTGAGCCACCCACTGTGACCACGGAGGGCGCCTCCTCGGTCACCACAAGCTCGGCGATACTCAACGGCGACCTGACCTCCCCGGGCAGGGCCGACACGGTAGACGTGTCGTTCCTGTGGGGCGCGACATCGGGAGGACCTTACACCAATACAACGGCGCCACAGGAGATGACAAGCGCCGGGGCTTTCAGCGCCGGCCTGAGCGGCCTTTCCCACGGTGTGACCTATTACTTCATGGCAAAGGCCGACGGCGGAATATACGGCACAGCTTACGGCGTGGAGAGGAGCTTCACCACCGCAACTTTACCCCCGCCGGCTCCCGGGTCTCCGCCACCTCCGGGCTCATCGGGCGGAATGACATCGTCCATACCACCGATTCTTCCGGTCTCACTGCCCAACGTCGTGGTGCAGAGCGCCACACTATCGGCGGGCAGGGTTGCGCCGGGCGATCCCGTCGAGATAACCGCTACCGTGGCCAACAGGGGCACGGTCAACGGCAACGCCGTCATAAAGCTCTATATCAACGGTCAGGAGGCTGCCGTCCGCTGCGTAACGCTGGAGAGCGGCAAGAGCAGGGTAATAATCTTCACCACGGTGCGAAACGAGCCGGGGACCTATACTGTGTACGTCAACGGCGTGCAGGCGGGCTGCTTCGTGGTGAAAGAGTATATCGATCCGGACATCGTACTCTTCATCAGCATGGCGCTGATCTTATGCTCACTGGTGCTGGCGCTGATGTATATATGGAGGAGGCGTCAGCAGGGATACTGACGCCCCCAACCGGATGTCGTTATTTAGAACCAGTGGTAATACTGCACCAGTATGAGTATGCCCTGGATGATGAAGATGACCGCCACCAGCGCATTGAGCACACCGGGATTTACCAGAACTATGATACCGAAGAGCAGTGTGAGCGCGCCGACGATGAGCGGGAACAGCGCCCAACCCGATGCCAGGATCTGCCCTATTCCCAGTATGATCAGGTATACCCCCACCACATAGTTCAGTATGCGCGGTATGATCAGGATAACGATACCGGCGATGATGGCCAGTATTCCCCACAGCCAGACGCCCGCGATGCACCATCCGATGCCGCTCAGTATCAACGCAGCGGCGATCAGATAATTGACGATGCGGGGGATGATCAGGATTACGATGCCGATCAGCAGCAGGATGATCCCTAACGCGGGACCGCCGGCAGGTAAGCCGAATGTCAGCCAGGGCATGTAGCACCTCCTACCTCTTTTTTTATTTTATATATATTAAAACAGAAAATACGGTTATTGTGTTAATGCATGAAAGGTATATCCGTCTTCACTTTTTTCCGCCTGCCGG
This genomic window from Dehalococcoidia bacterium contains:
- a CDS encoding DUF3096 domain-containing protein → MPWLTFGLPAGGPALGIILLLIGIVILIIPRIVNYLIAAALILSGIGWCIAGVWLWGILAIIAGIVILIIPRILNYVVGVYLIILGIGQILASGWALFPLIVGALTLLFGIIVLVNPGVLNALVAVIFIIQGILILVQYYHWF